One window from the genome of Salvia splendens isolate huo1 chromosome 9, SspV2, whole genome shotgun sequence encodes:
- the LOC121748418 gene encoding uncharacterized protein LOC121748418 isoform X2 codes for MGREWVSWIGGGGNSMSSAKREKMASGGCMCAVLHLFHAHRRNHSNTYPFIQEQQPTTTTGLDAPRNSLEELKQEEDLKFPVGIKIKSTEYDIASECDSPGSNTPSVVARLMGLDLFPQPQCTSPSITTKSPLLLQIDVARSLPETPRTSSSSRKSDVERHRLSLEMNKENVFSPSDGGGRLDQDDRRIRSVGPLDITNTYHTKSKIVSKDGKGEVKQSITNSEKVVNKFPIVKERQQSNKASGKCKKLPREDGFVGSKEKKKSNLAVQKNCKRTLVQIRNGAAKLPHKQVSNAIFSWKSSTQLSTKPCIQTPTTVSPAAAPRCGAWSEQKNFMLQILLKLKAGAGLSRWWERKLIFELVDELLAENLTRQLRLSRRINPVRDDGGCRLVEELCKKIGGFPAAKCVVLEDIDSLIDKDWCKENWDGFQGEEEDMVGKIECEIMEWLVDEVVAVMGGDAAEELLFVA; via the exons atgggCAGAGAGTGGGTGTCTTGGATCGGCGGCGGCGGAAATAGTATGTCCTCCgccaagagagagaaaatggcaTCAGGTGGCTGCATGTGTGCTGTTTTGCATCTATTTCATGCCCACCGCCGGAACCACTCCAACACATATCCTTTCATTCAAGAACAACAACCCACTACAACTACAG GATTAGATGCGCCGAGAAACAGCTTGGAGGAGTTGAAGCAAGAAGAAGATTTAAAATTCCCA GTGGGcattaaaataaaaagcacGGAATATGATATTGCGTCAGAATGTGACTCTCCGGGATCGAACACACCAAGCGTAGTAGCAAGGCTAATGGGCCTTGATTTATTCCCACAACCACAATGCACCTCTCCTTCAATCACCACCAAATCACCTCTCCTCCTCCAAATCGACGTCGCCCGCTCCTTGCCGGAGACGCCGCGGACATCCTCCTCGTCCCGGAAGTCCGACGTCGAGCGCCACCGACTCTCCCTCGAAATGAACAAAGAGAATGTATTTTCTCCCTCCGACGGCGGCGGTAGACTTGATCAAGACGACAGGAGGATTAGATCGGTGGGGCCTCTCGACATCACCAACACCTACCACACAAAATCGAAGATTGTTTCGAAAGATGGAAAAGGAGAGGTCAAGCAATCAATTACTAATTCAGAAAAAGTTGTGAATAAATTTCCAATAGTAAAAGAGCGGCAGCAGAGTAACAAAGCTAGTGGAAAATGCAAGAAACTGCCGAGAGAGGATGGATTTGTTGGTTCAAAGGAGAAAAAGAAATCTAATTTGGCAGTACAAAAGAATTGCAAGAGAACTCTTGTACAAATCAGGAATGGAGCTGCAAAATTACCTCACAAACAG GTATCAAATGCTATTTTTTCATGGAAAAGCAGCACACAGTTATCTACTAAGCCGTGCATCCAGACACCCACAACCGTCTCACCGGCCGCTGCTCCCCGCTGCGGCGCCTGGTCGGAGCAAAAGAACTTTATGCTGCAAATACTTCTCAAGCTCAAGGCCGGCGCCGGTTTAAGCCGCTGGTGGGAGAGAAAGCTGATTTTTGAGCTGGTTGATGAACTCTTAGCTGAGAATTTAACTCGCCAATTGAGGTTGAGCCGGAGAATTAATCCTGTCCGCGATGACGGCGGTTGTCGGTTGGTGGAGGAATTATGCAAGAAAATAGGAGGTTTTCCGGCGGCTAAGTGTGTGGTCCTTGAAGATATTGATTCGTTAATCGATAAAGATTGGTGTAAGGAGAATTGGGATGGGTTTCAGGGTGAAGAAGAGGATATGGTGGGCAAAATTGAATGTGAAATAATGGAGTGGTTGGTGGATGAAGTGGTGGCCGTGATGGGTGGCGATGCGGCGGAGGAACTGCTATTTGTCGCGTGA
- the LOC121748418 gene encoding uncharacterized protein LOC121748418 isoform X1, which yields MGREWVSWIGGGGNSMSSAKREKMASGGCMCAVLHLFHAHRRNHSNTYPFIQEQQPTTTTGLDAPRNSLEELKQEEDLKFPVGIKIKSTEYDIASECDSPGSNTPSVVARLMGLDLFPQPQCTSPSITTKSPLLLQIDVARSLPETPRTSSSSRKSDVERHRLSLEMNKENVFSPSDGGGRLDQDDRRIRSVGPLDITNTYHTKSKIVSKDGKGEVKQSITNSEKVVNKFPIVKERQQSNKASGKCKKLPREDGFVGSKEKKKSNLAVQKNCKRTLVQIRNGAAKLPHKQSQVSNAIFSWKSSTQLSTKPCIQTPTTVSPAAAPRCGAWSEQKNFMLQILLKLKAGAGLSRWWERKLIFELVDELLAENLTRQLRLSRRINPVRDDGGCRLVEELCKKIGGFPAAKCVVLEDIDSLIDKDWCKENWDGFQGEEEDMVGKIECEIMEWLVDEVVAVMGGDAAEELLFVA from the exons atgggCAGAGAGTGGGTGTCTTGGATCGGCGGCGGCGGAAATAGTATGTCCTCCgccaagagagagaaaatggcaTCAGGTGGCTGCATGTGTGCTGTTTTGCATCTATTTCATGCCCACCGCCGGAACCACTCCAACACATATCCTTTCATTCAAGAACAACAACCCACTACAACTACAG GATTAGATGCGCCGAGAAACAGCTTGGAGGAGTTGAAGCAAGAAGAAGATTTAAAATTCCCA GTGGGcattaaaataaaaagcacGGAATATGATATTGCGTCAGAATGTGACTCTCCGGGATCGAACACACCAAGCGTAGTAGCAAGGCTAATGGGCCTTGATTTATTCCCACAACCACAATGCACCTCTCCTTCAATCACCACCAAATCACCTCTCCTCCTCCAAATCGACGTCGCCCGCTCCTTGCCGGAGACGCCGCGGACATCCTCCTCGTCCCGGAAGTCCGACGTCGAGCGCCACCGACTCTCCCTCGAAATGAACAAAGAGAATGTATTTTCTCCCTCCGACGGCGGCGGTAGACTTGATCAAGACGACAGGAGGATTAGATCGGTGGGGCCTCTCGACATCACCAACACCTACCACACAAAATCGAAGATTGTTTCGAAAGATGGAAAAGGAGAGGTCAAGCAATCAATTACTAATTCAGAAAAAGTTGTGAATAAATTTCCAATAGTAAAAGAGCGGCAGCAGAGTAACAAAGCTAGTGGAAAATGCAAGAAACTGCCGAGAGAGGATGGATTTGTTGGTTCAAAGGAGAAAAAGAAATCTAATTTGGCAGTACAAAAGAATTGCAAGAGAACTCTTGTACAAATCAGGAATGGAGCTGCAAAATTACCTCACAAACAG TCGCAGGTATCAAATGCTATTTTTTCATGGAAAAGCAGCACACAGTTATCTACTAAGCCGTGCATCCAGACACCCACAACCGTCTCACCGGCCGCTGCTCCCCGCTGCGGCGCCTGGTCGGAGCAAAAGAACTTTATGCTGCAAATACTTCTCAAGCTCAAGGCCGGCGCCGGTTTAAGCCGCTGGTGGGAGAGAAAGCTGATTTTTGAGCTGGTTGATGAACTCTTAGCTGAGAATTTAACTCGCCAATTGAGGTTGAGCCGGAGAATTAATCCTGTCCGCGATGACGGCGGTTGTCGGTTGGTGGAGGAATTATGCAAGAAAATAGGAGGTTTTCCGGCGGCTAAGTGTGTGGTCCTTGAAGATATTGATTCGTTAATCGATAAAGATTGGTGTAAGGAGAATTGGGATGGGTTTCAGGGTGAAGAAGAGGATATGGTGGGCAAAATTGAATGTGAAATAATGGAGTGGTTGGTGGATGAAGTGGTGGCCGTGATGGGTGGCGATGCGGCGGAGGAACTGCTATTTGTCGCGTGA
- the LOC121748420 gene encoding MADS-box protein SOC1-like, whose amino-acid sequence MVRGKVQMKRIENASSRQVTFSKRRNGLLKKAYELSVLCDADVALIIFSSKGRLYEFSSSNMQKSIEKYLEVTKDRISGVELEQNMQRLKHEAAFMSKKIELLENSQQNLLGHNLGSCSMDELEQIENRLERSINSIRARKVQLYNEETEKLLSKEKFLLDENQKLRQKIGLKQNQASEMNREIGSYSRSIERSEAVTTELFIGLPTPCS is encoded by the exons ATGGTGAGGGGGAAGGTGCAAATGAAACGAATTGAGAATGCATCAAGCAGGCAGGTGACCTTCTCAAAGCGTCGAAATGGGCTGTTGAAGAAGGCGTATGAGCTCTCTGTTCTCTGCGACGCCGATGTTGCTTTGATCATCTTCTCTTCTAAAGGAAGGCTCTATGAATTCTCCAGCTCCAA CATGCAGAAATCAATTGAGAAATATTTGGAAGTTACAAAAGATCGTATTTCAGGCGTGGAATTGGAACAGAACATGCAG CGCTTAAAGCACGAAGCAGCATTCATGTCGAAGAAGATAGAGCTACTCGAGAATTCCCAACA GAATCTTTTAGGGCATAATCTTGGGTCGTGCtccatggatgaacttgaacaaATCGAGAACCGGCTCGAAAGAAGCATTAATAGCATAAGGGCCAGAAAG GTTCAGTTATACAATGAGGAAACAGAAAAGTTGTTATCAAAG GAAAAGTTTTTATTAGATGAGAACCAAAAGCTCAGGCAAAAG ATTGGATTGAAGCAAAATCAGGCATCAGAAATGAATAGAGAAATTGGGAGTTACAGTAGAAGCATAGAGAGGTCGGAGGCGGTGACGACTGAATTGTTTATTGGCCTACCAACTCCCTGCTCTTGA